The Anaerolineae bacterium genome contains a region encoding:
- a CDS encoding dehydrogenase E1 component subunit alpha/beta produces the protein MAEITDSVLVTTADEALQTVTREQALDMLRQMIEIRLFEDTMSDLMGRDIIRGASHLSAGQEAVPVGAIAALRDDDYITSTHRGHGHCHAHGDRHAKTPEEKQTHMNRMMAEIMGKITGYCKGKGGSMHIADVEHGNLGATAIVGGNIPVATGAGLAIKLRGEDRVVLCFFGEGAVNNGAFHEAVNMAAIWSLPVVYICENNMYAMSVPWQKASKLPDVADRIQAYGIPGVTVDGQDVIAVYQAVSEAVARARRGEGPTLIEAKTYRYYGHSRSDPKRYRTREEERYWREKRDPIQNFKERLIRAGWLTEEEYAEIERAAERKLQAAVEFGLQSPEPPPDELYKDVYVEVHPTPEEIERERELRERVRNSPNMRQITYAQALAEAMDEEMARDPRVFLIGEDIGLYGGAYAATRGLFEKYGEWRVIDTPISEAAIAGACVGAAMVGMRPVGEIMYVDFTPLAMDQLANQGAKNRYMFGGKTMVPLVMRTEGGAGRAIGGQHSQSLEALWVHYPGIYVVMPSTPYDAKGLLKAAIRDPNPVLFIEHKMLYNTKGPVPEEEYTIPLGVADIKREGTDITIVTYSRMVLRALEAAEILAREGISVEVVDLRTLKPLDLETVIRSVKKTGRLVGVTEGYRTNSFISELITLVNEHAFDWLDAPMVRVAAADVPVPRAESLEDLAIPNTQAIVRGCLQALGKVV, from the coding sequence ATGGCTGAGATCACGGATTCGGTACTTGTTACAACTGCAGATGAGGCATTGCAGACGGTGACGCGCGAGCAGGCGCTGGATATGCTCCGGCAGATGATCGAGATCCGCCTGTTCGAGGACACCATGTCCGATCTGATGGGCCGCGACATCATCCGCGGCGCCTCCCACCTATCAGCTGGGCAGGAGGCCGTGCCCGTGGGGGCGATCGCGGCCCTACGCGATGATGACTACATCACCAGCACTCATCGCGGCCATGGCCATTGTCACGCGCACGGTGACCGCCACGCCAAAACCCCTGAGGAAAAGCAAACGCACATGAACCGCATGATGGCGGAGATCATGGGCAAGATCACTGGCTACTGCAAGGGCAAGGGCGGCTCTATGCACATCGCAGACGTGGAGCACGGCAACCTGGGCGCGACGGCCATCGTAGGCGGCAACATCCCCGTCGCGACCGGCGCCGGTCTGGCCATCAAGCTGCGCGGCGAAGATCGAGTCGTCCTCTGCTTCTTCGGCGAGGGCGCGGTGAACAATGGCGCATTCCACGAGGCGGTTAACATGGCGGCTATCTGGAGTTTGCCGGTGGTGTATATCTGCGAGAACAACATGTACGCGATGTCGGTGCCATGGCAAAAGGCCAGCAAACTTCCTGACGTGGCCGATCGCATACAGGCCTACGGTATCCCGGGCGTGACGGTGGACGGTCAAGACGTGATCGCCGTGTACCAGGCGGTGTCCGAGGCGGTCGCGCGCGCCCGACGAGGCGAAGGGCCAACGTTGATCGAGGCCAAAACTTATCGCTATTACGGGCACTCCCGTTCCGATCCTAAGCGATACCGGACGCGCGAGGAGGAGCGCTACTGGCGGGAAAAGCGAGACCCTATTCAGAACTTTAAAGAGCGTCTCATCCGGGCTGGCTGGTTGACCGAGGAGGAATATGCCGAGATCGAGCGGGCAGCCGAGCGTAAACTCCAGGCCGCCGTCGAGTTCGGCCTGCAGTCTCCGGAGCCGCCGCCTGACGAGCTATACAAGGACGTCTATGTTGAGGTCCATCCCACCCCAGAGGAGATCGAGCGCGAGCGGGAGCTGCGCGAACGGGTGCGCAATTCCCCTAATATGCGCCAGATCACGTATGCTCAGGCGCTGGCAGAGGCCATGGACGAAGAGATGGCGCGTGATCCTCGGGTGTTCCTGATCGGAGAGGACATCGGCCTATACGGCGGCGCATACGCGGCGACCCGCGGGCTTTTCGAGAAGTACGGGGAGTGGCGCGTGATCGACACCCCGATCTCCGAGGCCGCTATCGCCGGCGCCTGCGTGGGCGCTGCCATGGTCGGCATGCGCCCCGTGGGCGAGATCATGTACGTGGACTTTACGCCGCTCGCCATGGACCAGCTCGCCAATCAGGGCGCCAAGAACCGCTATATGTTCGGCGGGAAGACGATGGTACCGCTGGTTATGCGCACGGAGGGCGGAGCTGGCCGTGCCATCGGCGGCCAGCATTCTCAGAGCCTGGAAGCGCTATGGGTCCACTACCCCGGCATTTACGTCGTAATGCCTTCCACCCCCTACGACGCCAAAGGGCTGCTCAAGGCCGCCATTCGCGACCCGAACCCGGTGCTCTTCATCGAACACAAGATGTTATACAACACTAAAGGGCCAGTGCCGGAAGAGGAGTACACCATTCCGCTCGGCGTAGCCGACATCAAGCGCGAAGGCACCGACATCACCATCGTCACCTACTCACGCATGGTGCTGCGCGCGCTGGAGGCAGCGGAGATCCTGGCCCGAGAGGGGATCAGCGTCGAGGTCGTGGACCTGCGTACGCTTAAGCCACTAGACCTCGAGACGGTGATTCGCTCCGTGAAGAAGACCGGTCGCCTCGTCGGCGTGACCGAGGGGTACCGCACCAACAGTTTTATCAGCGAGCTGATTACGCTGGTCAACGAGCACGCCTTCGATTGGCTTGACGCGCCGATGGTGCGTGTAGCAGCGGCGGACGTCCCGGTTCCTCGCGCGGAGTCGCTGGAGGATCTGGCGATCCCCAATACCCAGGCCATCGTGCGCGGTTGCCTGCAGGCACTGGGTAAGGTAGTGTAA
- a CDS encoding 2-oxo acid dehydrogenase subunit E2 translates to MATEVIVPKQGQTVETVRLVQWLVKEGDLVKKGDPILEIETDKAIFEIEAPASGVLRRIEHQEGEEVPVVTRVGIIAAPDEDISGLLGGAVPTAARAEPSVSQAKPATAPTEVPTTAVGRVFASPRARKAAREAGLADLSMIRGSGPGGRIVEADVLAYLAQRPAAPAPEKAAITGIIPTAPATPLAQRLAADLGVDLSRVVGTGPGGRITRADVERAALEAQAAPTRPAVTPTAPTPEVPPTVPAAPPAGVRQVVPIRGIRARIAERMKQSVQTAAHVTLFTEADATELVALRTRLKEDGVTVSYNDLMVYIVARALHDHPALNATQVGEEIHYLEPIHIAVAVDTERGLLVPVIRDADKKGLAQIAQEFAEKAQAAKEGRSQPDDLVGGTFTITNLGMYEVDGFTPIINPPQCAILGVGRILDKPVARDGAVVIRKMMVLSLSFDHRLVDGAPAARFLQQVKRLVERPHLLLA, encoded by the coding sequence ATGGCCACAGAAGTGATCGTCCCTAAGCAGGGACAGACGGTGGAGACGGTCCGCCTAGTGCAGTGGCTGGTCAAAGAAGGTGACCTGGTGAAGAAAGGCGATCCCATCCTGGAGATCGAGACCGACAAGGCGATTTTCGAGATCGAAGCGCCGGCCTCCGGTGTGCTGCGACGGATCGAGCATCAGGAGGGCGAGGAGGTCCCCGTCGTCACACGGGTCGGGATCATCGCCGCGCCCGATGAGGACATCAGCGGCTTGCTGGGCGGAGCGGTGCCGACCGCTGCGAGGGCAGAGCCATCGGTGAGCCAGGCCAAGCCCGCAACCGCGCCAACTGAGGTCCCGACCACCGCCGTTGGGCGTGTGTTCGCCTCGCCGCGGGCGCGCAAGGCAGCGCGGGAGGCTGGCCTGGCCGATCTCTCCATGATCCGCGGCTCAGGGCCGGGCGGCCGCATCGTCGAGGCGGATGTGCTGGCATACCTGGCCCAGCGACCTGCCGCGCCTGCGCCGGAGAAGGCGGCCATTACAGGGATAATCCCGACCGCACCGGCCACCCCTTTGGCTCAACGCCTGGCGGCCGATTTAGGGGTGGACCTCAGCAGGGTCGTCGGGACTGGGCCAGGAGGCCGTATCACGCGCGCGGATGTGGAACGCGCTGCACTGGAGGCCCAAGCCGCGCCTACGAGACCAGCTGTGACGCCGACGGCCCCAACGCCAGAGGTTCCACCTACCGTGCCGGCCGCTCCACCTGCTGGTGTGCGCCAGGTGGTGCCGATCCGGGGCATTCGCGCTCGTATCGCTGAGCGTATGAAACAGTCCGTACAGACGGCGGCACACGTCACCCTTTTCACCGAAGCGGATGCGACTGAGCTAGTGGCGCTGCGCACGCGGCTGAAGGAGGATGGCGTCACCGTCTCGTATAACGATCTGATGGTGTACATTGTTGCGCGTGCCCTACATGACCATCCGGCGCTGAACGCCACGCAAGTAGGAGAAGAGATCCACTATCTCGAGCCGATCCACATCGCCGTGGCAGTAGATACCGAACGCGGGCTGTTGGTACCCGTGATCCGCGACGCAGATAAGAAGGGGCTGGCCCAGATCGCCCAGGAATTCGCCGAGAAGGCCCAGGCTGCCAAGGAGGGGCGCAGTCAGCCGGATGATCTGGTGGGGGGCACGTTCACGATCACCAACCTGGGGATGTACGAGGTAGATGGCTTCACGCCTATTATTAACCCGCCTCAGTGTGCCATCCTGGGCGTGGGGCGTATCCTGGACAAGCCGGTGGCTCGAGACGGCGCGGTGGTGATACGGAAGATGATGGTGCTCAGCCTCTCGTTCGATCACCGGCTGGTGGATGGGGCGCCGGCTGCTCGCTTCCTACAGCAGGTGAAGCGGTTAGTGGAGCGGCCTCATCTGTTGCTGGCGTAA
- a CDS encoding TrpB-like pyridoxal phosphate-dependent enzyme: protein MEQTKVFLPERDMPTHWYNIMADLPFPPPPVLHPGTGQPIGPQDLAPLFPMELIKQEVSTERYIEIPDEVQEIYKLWRPTPLARARRLEKMLDTPAHIYYKNESVSPPGSHKPNTAVAQAYYNKKEGTKRITTETGAGQWGSALAMACQLFSLECKVYMVKVSYHQKPYRRVLMETWGAKVVPSPSPDTQAGRSILEKDPDSPGSLGIAISEAVEDAATRDDTKYSLGSVLNHVLMHQTIIGEEALKQLEIAGEYPDVVIGCVGGGSNFAGLAFPFVRENLVNGKQTRIIAVEPTACPSLTRGVYAYDFGDTAHLTPLVKMYTLGHNFVPASIHAGGLRYHGMAPLVSLLYANKLIEARAYGQLSCFEAAVQFARAEGIVPAPETSHAVRAAIDEALAAREAGERRVILFNFSGHGHFDLAAYDAYVSGKLADYEYPVEEVQRALELLPKVG from the coding sequence ATGGAGCAGACCAAGGTCTTTCTACCGGAACGGGATATGCCAACCCACTGGTACAACATCATGGCGGACCTGCCGTTTCCTCCACCGCCGGTGTTACATCCTGGTACCGGCCAACCTATCGGGCCCCAGGACTTGGCTCCCCTCTTCCCGATGGAGCTGATTAAACAAGAGGTGAGCACCGAGCGCTATATCGAGATCCCCGACGAGGTTCAAGAAATCTACAAGCTGTGGCGACCTACCCCGCTTGCGCGCGCCCGTCGGCTGGAGAAGATGCTGGACACACCAGCTCACATCTATTACAAGAACGAATCGGTTTCGCCCCCTGGCAGCCACAAGCCCAACACGGCCGTCGCGCAGGCCTATTACAACAAAAAAGAGGGGACCAAACGCATCACTACCGAAACCGGCGCCGGGCAGTGGGGCAGCGCGCTGGCGATGGCCTGCCAGCTCTTCAGCCTTGAATGCAAGGTTTACATGGTAAAGGTCAGCTATCACCAGAAGCCCTATCGGCGGGTCCTGATGGAGACGTGGGGTGCCAAGGTGGTCCCCAGCCCCAGCCCCGATACGCAAGCCGGCCGCTCCATCCTGGAGAAGGATCCTGACTCGCCCGGCTCTTTGGGGATCGCTATCTCTGAGGCAGTAGAGGACGCTGCTACCCGCGATGACACCAAGTATAGCCTGGGCTCAGTGCTTAATCACGTGCTAATGCACCAGACGATCATCGGCGAGGAGGCGCTTAAACAACTGGAGATAGCCGGCGAGTATCCCGACGTCGTCATCGGCTGTGTGGGTGGTGGCTCCAACTTCGCTGGGCTGGCTTTCCCATTCGTGCGCGAAAACCTGGTGAACGGTAAGCAGACGCGCATCATCGCTGTCGAGCCGACCGCCTGCCCCTCCCTTACCCGCGGCGTCTATGCCTATGACTTCGGCGACACTGCACACCTGACCCCGCTGGTCAAGATGTATACCCTGGGCCACAATTTCGTCCCAGCCAGCATCCACGCTGGCGGCTTGCGCTATCACGGCATGGCCCCGCTGGTCAGTCTCCTCTACGCGAACAAGCTGATCGAGGCCCGCGCCTACGGCCAGCTTAGCTGCTTCGAGGCGGCCGTCCAGTTCGCCCGCGCCGAGGGGATCGTGCCCGCGCCCGAGACCTCCCATGCCGTGCGCGCTGCCATTGACGAGGCGTTGGCTGCCCGCGAGGCTGGCGAGCGACGCGTCATTCTGTTCAACTTCAGCGGACATGGCCATTTCGATCTGGCTGCATATGACGCGTACGTCAGCGGTAAGCTAGCCGATTACGAGTACCCGGTCGAAGAGGTGCAGCGGGCGTTAGAACTACTGCCGAAGGTGGGCTGA
- a CDS encoding zinc ribbon domain-containing protein: protein MPIYIYNCETCGVQFEEMRSFSDSRVPVCPDGHTNVRRTFSPPAIHFKGSGWYITDSRKRSNGKADGKSESGEKATEPRLDD, encoded by the coding sequence ATGCCGATCTACATCTACAACTGCGAGACCTGTGGTGTACAGTTCGAAGAGATGCGCTCGTTCTCAGATAGCCGGGTGCCGGTGTGCCCAGACGGGCATACCAACGTGCGACGCACGTTTAGCCCACCGGCCATCCATTTCAAGGGTTCGGGCTGGTACATCACAGATAGCCGCAAACGTAGTAACGGCAAAGCAGATGGCAAGTCGGAATCAGGTGAGAAGGCAACCGAACCTCGATTAGACGATTAA